A genomic region of Arachis stenosperma cultivar V10309 chromosome 9, arast.V10309.gnm1.PFL2, whole genome shotgun sequence contains the following coding sequences:
- the LOC130950217 gene encoding uncharacterized protein LOC130950217 — protein MQSRTCLCSLGLPSLPPPPRRNSSLPFISHTNRRSFICASSSYGHHNYNDGKLVDEDMITLRWRIREIEMDEKNNNEAPSDWMSKLEKKYFANYESDVCEAVGFLQRMLMDTRPSFAFAIIALLMLSMSTSASLLLFNLVHYLLANPIM, from the coding sequence ATGCAATCAAGAACTTGTCTATGCTCTCTTGGCCTTCCATCACTCCCTCCTCCTCCACGGCGCAATTCATCACTACCCTTTATTTCACACACTAATAGGAGGAGTTTTATATGTGCATCATCATCATACGGGCACCACAATTACAATGATGGGAAGTTGGTGGATGAGGACATGATCACTCTTAGATGGAGAATCCGGGAGATTGAGATGGATGAAAAAAACAACAATGAAGCTCCTTCTGATTGGATGAGcaaattggagaagaaatacTTTGCAAACTATGAGTCAGATGTGTGTGAGGCAGTTGGATTCTTACAGAGAATGTTAATGGACACTAGACCTTCCTTCGCATTCGCCATCATCGCTCTGCTTATGCTAAGCATGTCAACCTCAGCTTCACTACTACTCTTTAATCTCGTCCATTATTTATTAGCCAACCCAATCATGTAA
- the LOC130950886 gene encoding uncharacterized protein LOC130950886 yields the protein MQSTSLINYSSSAPYFHGRKLGKSSVMVMACWKNNDTNNNNYYGGRLVDESMIVLRKRIHEMKMIERNYEAPSDWMDWEKQYYTSYDSMVLEAMAFLQTQLMNTRPSFALGAMALLALSLPTSAALLFFHLLHFTNSLFSPGIH from the coding sequence ATGCAATCCACTTCTCTGATAAATTATTCTTCATCAGCACCATATTTTCATGGAAGGAAATTAGGGAAATCTTCAGTCATGGTTATGGCATGTTGGAAGAATAATGATACCAACAATAACAACTACTATGGTGGTAGATTGGTGGATGAGAGCATGATAGTGCTGAGGAAGAGGATCCATGAGATGAAGATGATTGAGAGGAACTACGAGGCACCTTCTGATTGGATGGATTGGGAGAAACAATATTACACAAGCTATGACTCCATGGTGTTGGAAGCCATGGCCTTTCTCCAGACACAGTTGATGAACACAAGGCCAAGTTTCGCTCTTGGAGCTATGGCTCTTCTTGCTCTCTCTCTTCCAACTTCTGCTgctcttcttttcttccatCTTCTTCACTTTACCAACTCTCTTTTCTCTCCTGGGATCCATTAG